The bacterium genome has a segment encoding these proteins:
- the nrfD gene encoding polysulfide reductase NrfD — protein sequence MSTSLPRHENWIEGHPTFSGLTEQVSGLIDRPTPRGWYIALAVSSSLTLFLVLLIGYLVSTGIGVWGNNIPVGWAWDIVNFVFWIGIGHAGTLISAILFLLRQQWRTSINRFAEAMTIFAVICALIFPTIHVGRVWLIYWLFPLPNQMSMWPNFRSPLLWDVFAVSTYFTVSLLFWYVGLVPDLATLRDRAKTRFKKITLGLFSLGWRGGNRQWQHYEMAYLLLAGLSTPLVLSVHSVVSTDFATSIIPGWHTTIFPPYFVAGAIFSGFAMVTTLAIIVRRIFSLENIITLRHLENMCKIMLLTGLMVGYAYGVEFFIAWYSGNLYERFTFLNRAFGPYAWAYWIMISCNVLIPQIFWFKKLRTSVPVMFVAALLINVGMWFERFVIIVSSLSRDYLPGAWGYYKPTWVDAGILLGSFGLFFTLFLLFVRFLPIIAMSEVKAILPQAQATPATAPLAAIESETEQV from the coding sequence TTGAGCACGAGTTTACCAAGACACGAAAACTGGATCGAAGGCCATCCTACATTTTCCGGCCTGACAGAACAGGTGAGCGGATTGATCGATCGTCCCACCCCGAGAGGATGGTACATTGCACTGGCGGTGAGCAGCAGCCTGACTCTATTTCTCGTTCTGCTCATCGGTTATCTGGTGAGCACCGGGATCGGCGTTTGGGGCAACAACATCCCCGTGGGTTGGGCATGGGACATCGTTAATTTCGTCTTCTGGATCGGTATCGGCCATGCCGGTACCCTGATCTCCGCCATTCTATTTTTGTTGCGGCAGCAATGGCGGACCTCGATCAATCGTTTCGCCGAAGCCATGACCATTTTTGCCGTGATCTGCGCGCTGATCTTTCCGACCATCCATGTCGGGCGGGTCTGGCTGATATACTGGCTCTTCCCGCTGCCGAACCAGATGTCGATGTGGCCCAATTTCCGCAGTCCGCTGCTCTGGGATGTCTTCGCCGTGAGCACCTATTTCACGGTATCGCTCCTCTTTTGGTATGTGGGTCTCGTACCCGACCTGGCGACCTTGCGCGACCGGGCCAAAACCCGGTTCAAAAAAATCACCCTCGGACTCTTCTCGCTCGGTTGGCGTGGCGGCAACCGACAGTGGCAGCATTACGAAATGGCCTACCTCCTGCTCGCCGGCCTCTCCACCCCGCTGGTGCTTTCGGTGCACAGCGTCGTCAGCACCGATTTTGCCACCAGCATCATTCCGGGGTGGCACACTACGATCTTTCCGCCCTATTTCGTTGCCGGAGCTATCTTTTCCGGCTTCGCCATGGTGACCACCCTGGCGATCATCGTGCGCCGTATTTTCAGTCTCGAGAATATCATCACTCTGCGGCATCTCGAGAATATGTGCAAAATCATGCTGCTCACTGGGCTCATGGTCGGGTATGCCTATGGCGTCGAATTCTTCATCGCCTGGTACAGCGGTAATCTCTACGAGCGTTTCACTTTTCTTAACCGCGCCTTCGGGCCTTACGCCTGGGCTTACTGGATTATGATCAGCTGTAACGTCCTGATCCCGCAGATATTCTGGTTTAAAAAACTTCGCACCTCCGTTCCGGTGATGTTCGTCGCCGCTTTGCTGATCAACGTCGGGATGTGGTTCGAACGGTTTGTCATTATCGTCTCCTCTCTTTCCCGGGATTATTTGCCAGGAGCGTGGGGCTACTACAAGCCCACCTGGGTGGATGCCGGAATCCTGCTTGGTTCATTCGGCCTTTTTTTCACGCTTTTTCTTCTCTTTGTCCGTTTTCTGCCGATCATCGCTATGTCCGAGGTGAAGGCAATTTTGCCGCAGGCACAAGCCACGCCCGCCACTGCGCCGCTCGCGGCCATTGAATCCGAAACCGAGCAGGTCTGA